A section of the Acidobacterium capsulatum ATCC 51196 genome encodes:
- a CDS encoding acyltransferase family protein has product MKQHQDTVVNAKRMVSIDLLRGITIAFMILVNNNGDEAHAFWALKHAQWNGFTPTDLVFPTFIFVVGISLVFSTEARLRRGQSRLLIAAHALRRSVILFLLGLVVNGFPYFHFGTLRIYGVLQRIAICYLFGSLLYLLSRRVWLQALLFTTALVGYWALMRWVPVPGYGLPGRDIPFLDPNANLVAWLDRLLLPGRLYAGTRDPEGLLSTIPAMGTLLLGMMTAGWLRSAAAPRRKLMLLLAAAGIALTAGALWGLEFPINKRVWTSSYVLYAGGWSLLAFALCFWMTEVRKHRNGLYLWLAFGMNPITAYMFAELLQSTLSAIYLNHHLTMQRWLYLRILVVLPWPAWASLLYSVAFVFVCLIPIALMYRKRIFLRI; this is encoded by the coding sequence ATGAAGCAGCATCAAGATACGGTAGTGAATGCGAAACGCATGGTGTCGATCGATTTGCTGCGTGGGATCACCATCGCTTTCATGATCCTCGTGAACAACAATGGAGATGAGGCGCACGCATTCTGGGCGCTCAAGCATGCACAATGGAATGGCTTCACGCCTACCGATCTGGTTTTCCCCACCTTTATTTTTGTGGTTGGAATCTCATTGGTCTTTTCCACCGAAGCACGGCTGCGCCGCGGGCAATCGCGACTCTTGATCGCCGCTCACGCCCTGCGGCGGAGTGTGATTCTTTTTCTACTTGGGCTTGTCGTGAACGGTTTTCCTTATTTTCACTTCGGCACTTTGCGCATCTATGGCGTGCTGCAAAGAATTGCGATTTGCTATCTCTTCGGCAGCCTCTTGTATCTGCTCTCGCGGCGTGTTTGGCTGCAGGCCTTGCTCTTTACGACGGCGCTGGTTGGGTATTGGGCGCTGATGCGCTGGGTTCCCGTACCGGGCTACGGCCTGCCCGGCAGAGATATACCCTTTCTTGACCCGAATGCCAATCTGGTTGCCTGGCTGGATCGTCTTCTGCTGCCGGGTAGGCTCTATGCCGGCACGCGTGATCCTGAAGGGTTGTTGAGTACGATCCCGGCGATGGGCACCCTGCTGCTCGGCATGATGACGGCTGGATGGTTGCGAAGCGCCGCAGCTCCACGGAGGAAATTGATGCTGCTCCTGGCGGCAGCGGGTATTGCTCTGACGGCCGGCGCGTTGTGGGGGCTTGAGTTCCCGATCAACAAGAGGGTCTGGACCAGTTCGTATGTCTTGTATGCAGGCGGATGGTCTCTTCTCGCCTTTGCGCTCTGCTTCTGGATGACCGAGGTCCGGAAGCATCGGAATGGCTTATATCTCTGGCTTGCTTTTGGAATGAACCCCATTACCGCATATATGTTTGCGGAACTTCTGCAGTCTACCTTGAGCGCAATTTATCTGAATCATCATCTTACGATGCAACGCTGGCTCTATCTGCGCATTCTCGTTGTTCTTCCCTGGCCTGCGTGGGCATCGCTCCTGTACTCCGTTGCATTTGTCTTTGTCTGCTTGATTCCGATCGCGCTTATGTACCGGAAGCGTATCTTCCTCCGCATCTGA
- a CDS encoding alpha-N-acetylglucosaminidase, whose product MLAALAFSPFAVSPAIAVPAKDAIPLQPARAALRRLIPSLQQQITLLPLQRKGGGERFRICGTRGHIVVAATSNVAALFAVNWYLKYTAHLQISTNGDQLTLRGPLPAPRHVIEGRTPYPYRYALNENTDGYSTPYWSWPRWQREIDIFAASGINAMLVERGMEAVLYETFRDFGYSDAEMRAWITQPAHQNWQLMGNLCCFDEPISRSLLDRRIRSAQQIIRRLRELGITPVFPGYFGMVPEDFARRHPGAHVIPQGNWNGFRRPAWLDPRDPLFAAVAASFYKHQQELFGDSSIYDIELFQEGGSAADVPVSSAAKAIQKALLRAHPQAMWMTLAWQNNPSRALLSAVDRSHLLVVDIDQGRTPHENRERDFMGAAYLFGGLWDFGGRTTLGANLYDYAVRLPRMGLRAGSTMKGTALFSEGLDNNPAAFDLFTEMAWRTSPVDLRTWSREYARRRYGMDDPHTRRAWRILMETAYGTRADGVSNHGERDAPPESLFDAQPSLDAVSASSWSPDRLRYDPKKFEAALTELLQAPPGMREMPTYQYDLVDVARQTLANWSRKTLPEIKDAYDHRHEARFETLEKQWLCMMMLQDKLLATNTSFMVGPWLNAVSPWAATATEQRRLDYDARSILTTWGNRTASEAGLRDYGNKDWAGLTRDYYYRRWQIYFNDLDRSLKTGTPPHPIDWFAFGEKWNRAQTHYATQARGDSWSVAMQVATALGIAPSAMRKQSWQRTHQDSPMAREDRRSGDTEH is encoded by the coding sequence ATGCTGGCTGCCCTTGCATTTTCTCCGTTTGCCGTTTCTCCTGCGATTGCCGTGCCCGCTAAGGATGCGATTCCACTCCAGCCAGCCCGGGCCGCGCTGCGCCGTTTGATTCCCTCACTGCAGCAGCAGATCACCCTGTTGCCGCTGCAGCGGAAAGGCGGCGGTGAGCGATTTCGCATCTGCGGCACGCGAGGACACATTGTGGTAGCAGCCACCAGCAATGTTGCGGCTTTGTTTGCGGTGAACTGGTATCTCAAGTACACGGCGCACCTGCAGATATCGACCAATGGCGATCAGCTCACCTTGCGCGGACCACTGCCCGCACCACGTCATGTCATAGAAGGAAGGACACCGTATCCTTATCGCTACGCGCTGAATGAGAATACCGATGGCTACTCCACGCCTTATTGGAGCTGGCCCCGGTGGCAGCGCGAGATTGACATATTTGCCGCCAGCGGCATCAACGCCATGCTGGTGGAGCGTGGGATGGAGGCCGTACTCTATGAAACCTTTCGCGACTTCGGCTATTCCGATGCGGAAATGCGAGCATGGATCACACAGCCCGCGCACCAGAACTGGCAACTCATGGGCAATCTGTGTTGCTTTGATGAGCCCATCTCGCGCTCATTGCTTGACCGGCGCATTCGCTCTGCCCAACAAATAATTCGCCGGCTGCGCGAACTCGGGATTACGCCGGTCTTTCCTGGATACTTCGGAATGGTGCCGGAGGACTTTGCCCGGCGGCACCCAGGCGCGCATGTGATTCCGCAAGGCAACTGGAATGGCTTCCGCCGGCCCGCTTGGCTGGACCCTCGGGACCCGCTCTTTGCCGCCGTCGCCGCATCGTTTTACAAGCACCAGCAAGAACTATTTGGAGATAGTTCGATCTATGACATTGAGCTATTTCAGGAAGGAGGCTCGGCGGCAGATGTGCCGGTCAGCTCTGCAGCCAAAGCAATTCAAAAAGCTCTTCTGCGCGCGCACCCTCAAGCCATGTGGATGACGCTCGCGTGGCAGAACAACCCGTCACGCGCTCTGCTATCAGCGGTAGATCGTTCTCATCTTCTTGTCGTCGATATCGATCAGGGACGGACTCCCCACGAAAATCGCGAACGGGATTTCATGGGAGCTGCATATCTCTTTGGCGGACTCTGGGACTTTGGCGGCCGCACCACCCTTGGAGCCAATCTTTACGACTACGCCGTGCGCCTGCCGCGCATGGGATTGCGCGCCGGCAGCACCATGAAGGGTACAGCACTGTTCTCCGAGGGGCTCGACAACAATCCTGCCGCTTTTGACCTCTTCACCGAAATGGCGTGGCGAACATCCCCTGTAGATCTGCGCACCTGGTCCCGCGAATATGCACGCCGCCGCTATGGCATGGATGATCCTCACACCCGGCGCGCATGGAGAATCCTCATGGAAACTGCCTACGGAACGCGTGCCGATGGAGTCTCAAATCATGGCGAGCGCGATGCTCCCCCTGAGTCCCTGTTTGATGCGCAACCAAGCCTCGATGCGGTATCCGCATCTTCGTGGTCTCCTGACCGTCTCCGCTATGACCCGAAAAAGTTTGAAGCCGCACTCACCGAACTACTGCAGGCGCCGCCTGGAATGCGTGAAATGCCCACCTATCAATATGATCTCGTCGATGTTGCACGGCAAACACTCGCAAACTGGAGCCGGAAGACACTGCCGGAAATCAAAGACGCTTATGATCACCGTCATGAGGCCCGGTTTGAAACGCTTGAAAAGCAATGGCTGTGCATGATGATGCTTCAGGACAAGCTGCTCGCTACGAACACATCCTTTATGGTTGGCCCGTGGCTCAATGCTGTCTCTCCCTGGGCCGCCACTGCAACGGAACAGCGGCGTCTTGACTACGATGCACGATCGATTCTCACCACCTGGGGAAATCGCACGGCCAGCGAGGCCGGACTGCGGGATTATGGAAACAAGGACTGGGCTGGGTTGACCCGCGACTATTACTATCGGCGCTGGCAAATCTATTTCAATGATCTGGATCGCTCCTTGAAGACCGGAACGCCCCCTCACCCCATCGACTGGTTTGCATTCGGCGAGAAGTGGAACCGTGCTCAGACCCATTACGCAACCCAGGCGCGCGGTGATTCATGGTCCGTCGCCATGCAGGTAGCGACGGCACTGGGGATTGCTCCATCGGCAATGCGGAAACAGAGCTGGCAGCGAACGCATCAAGACAGTCCCATGGCGCGCGAAGATCGCCGCTCCGGCGACACGGAGCATTGA
- a CDS encoding TonB-dependent receptor: protein MSAQGTRFTRYGSLLCILLLAVCGAFAQQDTGGILVVAKDTSGAALKAASVVVTNTGTQSQLHGRTNNIGTWLATPLAPGDYRVTVSGKGFQTTIVQHVTVQLQQNSRVDVTLSVGNLQQNVVVTAHAPLLDTENVSIGQTIHGVLKNDLPVSDRDFNRLAVLTVGVNYTTPSGPRDTASGGFSANGISQYQNDYVLDGTDNNSYDQNVNEGRTFAIEPSLDAIAEFKVETNAYSAEFGRDGGAVINVITKSGSNHFHGSGYEYFQTSDFNTNDFFNKAQGISKTDYTKNIFGASLGGPVWLPKLYNGHDRTFFFVDFERQPYRSPGSPVRGFIPTQAEASGDFKGDAPIYNPATNQPFANNTIPANLINPIAQKIAAAIPAPNLPQSGSANYFHNSPVNDDDNRVAVRIDQQFSANDRVFGRYQYQHQSLPQVGLFSGTLLTGDISNMADAQGVVAGWTHVLNMRMINDARFGWTRLNWITAPANGSQNVNQQVGISGVPLQGGLAGGLATISFVNSDLSGFGGAYSEQDLNGTYQGADTFTWTTGHHTIKLGGMYRWVFFKSSASSFAPNGEFDFDGHYTAHYTSGTADSGTGNPFADFLLDRPEMARISAIHTNNYQRRAYSLFAEDSWQVTTKLTIDAGLRWDYVTPVWEANNHGSVLDPITHVLHIPGYTGSFPSATQAQVAKGIITLDTHSNRYFGVQPDHHDFGPRLGFSYLVTPSTVFRAGYGLYYGPEQLGFYGEPSPGFSTPFLLQDSFQVPNSNPATVNTVTMSTGFPSYALTNPGDPTLYAMELPLKTPYFQQWNVTVQQQLGGQSALDISYIGSKTTSMYTNQDWNIPSPSVDGSVPYAQRQPFPSVDSNGNLIAGSAIQGPSNQGMGTYNALGVKFRSHFRNGLTMISAFTWSHDIDDITNAGLSVGNNGRASYPYQQLTLQRGNSDWDIADRWVTGFVYQLPFGRGQRFGNHLNRVADALLGGWQTGGILTLESGPWYTVNQNYDSAHNGFICGNCRQRPDAVAGQNANNGPRKVDPNNSAVHWFNVNAFTQAANGTVGNLRRNTVLGPGYRNYDASLSKIFSLGGKRAFHIRLEAYNMTNTTNFMAASESTTPSGFSLGDSNFGDLTADRGGRIVQLAGRFVF from the coding sequence TTGTCAGCTCAAGGCACAAGATTTACGCGATATGGCTCTCTTCTGTGCATCCTCTTATTGGCCGTCTGCGGCGCATTTGCCCAACAGGACACCGGCGGCATTCTCGTGGTCGCGAAGGATACGTCGGGAGCCGCCCTCAAGGCAGCCTCCGTCGTGGTGACCAACACCGGCACACAATCGCAACTTCATGGCAGGACCAACAACATTGGAACGTGGCTGGCGACGCCTCTGGCGCCCGGCGATTACCGGGTGACGGTCAGCGGCAAGGGGTTTCAGACAACGATCGTTCAGCATGTAACGGTTCAGCTTCAGCAGAACAGCCGCGTGGATGTGACGCTTTCGGTCGGCAATCTGCAGCAAAATGTGGTTGTCACCGCTCATGCCCCTTTGCTCGATACCGAAAATGTGTCGATCGGGCAAACGATTCACGGAGTGCTCAAAAATGATTTGCCGGTGAGCGACCGTGACTTCAACCGGTTGGCGGTGCTGACGGTCGGTGTGAATTACACGACACCTTCAGGCCCTCGCGACACGGCAAGCGGTGGGTTCTCGGCGAACGGCATCTCTCAATATCAGAACGATTATGTCTTGGACGGAACCGACAACAACAGCTACGACCAGAATGTGAACGAGGGACGAACCTTTGCCATTGAACCCTCGCTGGATGCGATTGCGGAATTCAAGGTCGAGACGAATGCCTATTCTGCAGAGTTTGGCCGGGACGGTGGCGCGGTGATCAACGTCATCACCAAATCAGGGAGCAATCACTTTCACGGTTCAGGATACGAGTACTTTCAGACCAGCGACTTCAATACGAACGACTTTTTTAACAAAGCACAGGGCATCAGCAAAACCGACTACACGAAGAACATCTTTGGCGCCTCACTGGGGGGCCCGGTATGGCTGCCGAAGCTTTATAACGGACACGACCGGACCTTCTTTTTCGTGGATTTTGAACGGCAGCCCTACCGCTCGCCGGGATCTCCGGTACGTGGTTTCATTCCGACTCAGGCAGAAGCCTCGGGCGATTTCAAAGGCGACGCCCCGATTTATAATCCGGCCACAAATCAACCCTTCGCGAACAATACCATTCCGGCAAATCTGATCAATCCCATTGCACAGAAGATTGCCGCGGCTATCCCGGCTCCGAATCTTCCCCAATCCGGCTCGGCCAATTACTTTCACAACAGTCCCGTCAATGACGACGACAATCGCGTTGCGGTGCGCATCGATCAGCAGTTCAGCGCTAATGACAGGGTCTTTGGCCGCTATCAGTACCAGCACCAGAGTCTGCCGCAGGTCGGACTTTTCTCTGGCACGCTGCTGACCGGTGATATCAGCAATATGGCGGATGCGCAGGGAGTGGTTGCGGGCTGGACGCACGTGCTGAACATGCGCATGATCAACGACGCGCGGTTTGGCTGGACGCGTCTGAACTGGATTACCGCACCGGCCAACGGCAGCCAGAATGTCAATCAGCAGGTGGGCATCTCGGGCGTTCCGCTGCAGGGCGGCCTGGCCGGGGGGCTGGCCACGATCAGCTTTGTGAACAGCGATCTCAGCGGATTTGGCGGAGCCTACTCCGAACAGGATTTGAACGGCACCTATCAGGGCGCCGACACCTTCACCTGGACCACGGGGCATCACACCATCAAGCTGGGCGGCATGTACCGCTGGGTATTTTTCAAGAGCTCGGCCAGCTCGTTTGCGCCCAACGGCGAGTTTGATTTTGATGGTCACTACACAGCTCACTACACCAGCGGAACCGCCGACTCGGGAACCGGTAACCCGTTTGCCGACTTCCTGCTTGACCGGCCGGAGATGGCTCGCATCTCCGCCATTCATACCAACAACTATCAGCGCCGCGCATATTCACTGTTTGCAGAAGACTCCTGGCAGGTGACGACCAAACTGACGATTGATGCGGGCCTGCGCTGGGATTATGTGACGCCGGTGTGGGAAGCAAACAATCACGGCTCTGTGCTTGACCCCATCACTCATGTGCTGCACATTCCGGGCTATACGGGGTCTTTTCCCTCAGCCACTCAGGCACAAGTTGCAAAGGGCATCATTACGCTCGACACGCACTCCAACCGGTACTTTGGCGTGCAGCCGGACCACCATGACTTCGGCCCTCGCCTTGGATTCAGCTATCTCGTGACTCCCAGCACGGTCTTTCGTGCCGGTTACGGTCTCTACTATGGTCCCGAGCAACTGGGATTTTATGGTGAGCCCAGCCCCGGCTTTTCCACACCGTTCCTCTTGCAGGACAGTTTTCAGGTTCCCAATTCCAATCCCGCAACCGTGAATACGGTGACCATGTCCACCGGCTTTCCGAGCTATGCCCTCACCAATCCGGGCGACCCCACGCTCTATGCGATGGAACTACCGCTCAAGACACCCTACTTTCAGCAGTGGAATGTCACCGTTCAGCAGCAGTTGGGTGGCCAAAGCGCGCTGGACATCTCTTACATCGGATCGAAGACCACTTCCATGTATACGAATCAGGACTGGAACATCCCGTCCCCCTCAGTGGATGGCTCCGTTCCCTACGCGCAGCGGCAACCCTTCCCGAGCGTGGACAGCAATGGAAATCTGATTGCCGGAAGCGCTATCCAAGGCCCATCGAACCAGGGCATGGGCACCTACAATGCACTGGGTGTAAAGTTTCGCAGCCACTTCAGGAATGGACTGACGATGATCAGCGCCTTCACCTGGAGCCACGACATCGACGACATCACGAACGCCGGACTGAGCGTGGGTAACAATGGCCGGGCGAGCTATCCTTATCAGCAGCTCACCTTGCAGCGCGGAAACTCCGACTGGGATATTGCGGATCGCTGGGTGACCGGGTTTGTTTACCAACTTCCATTCGGCCGCGGTCAACGATTTGGGAATCACCTCAACCGGGTGGCTGACGCCTTGCTGGGCGGATGGCAGACCGGAGGCATTCTGACTCTGGAAAGCGGGCCGTGGTACACCGTGAACCAGAACTACGATAGCGCCCACAACGGCTTCATCTGTGGCAATTGCCGTCAGCGCCCTGACGCAGTCGCCGGGCAGAACGCCAACAATGGTCCGCGCAAGGTGGACCCGAACAACAGCGCTGTCCATTGGTTCAATGTGAATGCCTTCACGCAGGCAGCCAATGGCACGGTGGGTAATCTTCGCCGCAACACTGTGCTCGGACCCGGATATCGTAACTATGACGCTTCTCTTTCCAAGATATTTTCGCTCGGCGGAAAGAGAGCCTTTCATATCCGGCTGGAAGCCTACAACATGACGAACACAACCAACTTCATGGCGGCCAGCGAGTCGACAACCCCTTCGGGATTCTCTCTTGGGGACTCCAACTTCGGCGACCTGACGGCAGACCGTGGCGGACGAATTGTGCAGCTTGCAGGCCGCTTCGTCTTCTAA
- a CDS encoding DUF3175 domain-containing protein gives MQTTRNIMASDHHKSHRKTENHRWVKNVTSDSTHPREGLFTESPEVIARELASKRVSPKGPVSGLRMLTYFINRGGKGLSASRRRSLERAKELLSERIHRDKSNRKKKAA, from the coding sequence ATGCAGACGACGAGGAACATCATGGCTTCTGACCATCACAAATCGCACAGGAAAACGGAGAATCACCGCTGGGTAAAAAACGTCACCAGCGACTCCACGCATCCACGGGAAGGCCTGTTTACGGAGTCGCCGGAAGTGATCGCGCGCGAGCTGGCCTCGAAAAGGGTTTCGCCGAAGGGGCCGGTTTCCGGATTGCGCATGCTCACCTATTTCATCAATCGCGGCGGCAAGGGACTCAGTGCCTCCCGGCGGCGCTCGCTGGAACGAGCCAAGGAGCTGCTCTCAGAGCGCATTCATCGAGACAAAAGCAACCGCAAGAAAAAAGCCGCCTAG
- a CDS encoding Ku protein: MVIMARPYWSGQLRISLVSFGISLIPATESKSEIHFHEIDRETGQRVRHQKVLPESGEAVENREIVKGYEYSKGKYIPVEPEDIQNLRVASSKTIDLEQFVTVDEIDPACYEKPYFVLPENASQAEAFAVVRKALEETGKAGIGKIALAGREHLVAICAPGNPRLLGLMAYTLRFAEEMRSAEQYFAGIEAGKVDPEQLSLARELIQRKSSSFDLKKFKDEYETALRELVDARLKHVALPRQEVATARGKVIDLMDALRRSVGEENGRKKSVSGAQHRSRRKSKGEQKLKVVRSGSSSDKRRKSA, encoded by the coding sequence TTGGTCATAATGGCGCGCCCCTATTGGTCAGGTCAACTCAGAATTTCTCTGGTGTCGTTCGGCATCTCCCTGATTCCGGCGACGGAATCCAAGAGCGAGATTCACTTCCACGAGATTGATCGCGAAACCGGCCAGCGTGTGCGGCACCAGAAGGTGTTGCCAGAGAGCGGCGAAGCGGTTGAGAATCGCGAGATCGTCAAAGGCTATGAATACAGCAAGGGAAAATACATTCCGGTTGAGCCGGAAGATATTCAGAACCTGCGCGTGGCCTCGAGCAAGACGATTGATCTGGAGCAATTTGTAACCGTTGATGAGATTGATCCTGCCTGTTATGAGAAGCCCTATTTTGTGCTGCCCGAGAACGCCTCGCAGGCCGAGGCATTTGCCGTGGTCAGAAAGGCGCTCGAAGAAACCGGCAAAGCCGGCATTGGCAAAATCGCGCTCGCAGGCCGGGAGCACCTCGTCGCTATTTGCGCGCCCGGCAACCCGAGGCTGCTGGGGCTGATGGCCTACACCTTGCGCTTTGCTGAAGAGATGCGGAGCGCGGAGCAGTACTTCGCCGGGATCGAAGCCGGCAAAGTGGACCCTGAGCAGTTGTCACTCGCCCGCGAGCTGATCCAGAGAAAATCGTCTTCCTTTGATCTGAAGAAGTTCAAGGACGAATACGAAACCGCTCTTAGAGAACTGGTCGATGCACGCCTCAAGCATGTCGCGTTGCCAAGGCAGGAGGTGGCGACGGCGCGCGGCAAAGTCATCGATCTCATGGATGCCTTGCGCCGCAGCGTCGGCGAGGAGAACGGGCGCAAAAAGTCTGTCTCCGGCGCGCAGCACCGCTCGCGCCGTAAGTCCAAGGGCGAACAGAAGCTCAAAGTCGTTCGTTCTGGCTCGTCGAGTGACAAGCGGCGCAAGTCTGCCTGA
- the ligD gene encoding DNA ligase D: MKKQSRRPPKRKSINHAVHTAARAATRSKNKPLAQYQSMRDFGVTPEPKGAAGKRLNAGALSFVVQKHAASHLHYDFRLEWQGVLKSWAVAKGPSYYPGDKRLAVEVEDHPLAYGGFEGIIPQGQYGGGTVMLWDRGTWEPLGDAARQLRDGNLKFRLHGEKLKGCWALVRMKGKFAGRSKPSWLLIKEHDESERGDDAPAIVDEAPLSVVSGRDMQQIAEAQDAVWNAKGAQAQSSAAAHRANAPKQSMPAALLPREIAATLKRLPSEALPRFVPPQLATLVSEPGAGENRVYEIKLDGYRIEARVDKKADPPVQLLTRTGLDWTSRMRPLADALLRLPVQTALLDGELVVLEEKGTTSFAKLQAVLKDDSRHSLTYFAFDLLHLDGHNLRGEPLLIRKKILSALLTDLPASSAVRFSEHVKGNGEEIFQKACKLGAEGVISKLAQGFYHSGRSRDWWKLKCYLEQELVIGGYTLPSNGTYGVGALLLGYYDAGKLIYAGRTGTGFTRATHRRMREQLEAIRRGTAPFAKVEQDARRGAIWVQPQLVAQVSFASWTTDGLVRQAAFKGLREDKPAKTVRREGGQMPESEGKAAKKPRANSTTVRSELRLTHRDKVLDKDSGLTKEALADYYARIAPFMLPHIQGRAVSIVRCPAGSDLSCFFQKHNNHTLPGEIESIEIASRKTGKVEPFLTISSANDLLVLAQASVLEIHAWGSTRDSLEKPDRLTIDLDPDDAIDWKTLAGAAVEVRKRLARAGVKSFLKSTGGKGLHVVAPIEPEHEWPEVKEFAHRMVLEMEKENPDLYLTRMTKAARKGKIYLDYLRNERGATAIAPFSPRARPGAPVALPLRWSELKSAERPIFRVTEFDGWRKRLKADPWRGFLQLHQSLRLPEAARVSPGGR, encoded by the coding sequence ATGAAAAAGCAAAGCCGCAGGCCGCCGAAGCGCAAATCTATAAATCACGCGGTTCACACTGCGGCTCGAGCCGCAACTCGTTCCAAGAACAAGCCTCTCGCGCAATACCAGTCAATGAGAGATTTTGGCGTGACGCCCGAGCCAAAGGGCGCGGCGGGGAAGCGTTTGAACGCGGGCGCGTTGAGCTTTGTGGTGCAAAAGCATGCGGCCAGTCATCTGCATTACGACTTCCGCCTGGAGTGGCAGGGAGTGCTCAAGAGCTGGGCGGTTGCGAAGGGGCCAAGTTATTATCCCGGCGACAAGCGGCTCGCCGTCGAGGTCGAAGACCATCCGTTAGCCTATGGTGGATTCGAGGGCATCATTCCTCAGGGCCAGTACGGCGGCGGCACCGTGATGCTGTGGGATCGCGGCACCTGGGAGCCACTGGGTGATGCGGCCCGCCAGTTGCGCGATGGCAATCTGAAGTTTCGATTGCATGGCGAGAAGCTGAAAGGCTGCTGGGCGCTGGTGCGCATGAAAGGGAAGTTTGCGGGGCGATCGAAGCCGTCATGGTTGCTGATCAAGGAGCACGACGAATCCGAACGCGGCGACGATGCGCCGGCCATTGTGGACGAAGCTCCGCTCAGCGTAGTGAGTGGCCGGGACATGCAGCAGATCGCCGAGGCTCAGGATGCCGTGTGGAATGCGAAGGGCGCGCAGGCGCAAAGCTCCGCCGCTGCGCATCGTGCCAATGCCCCGAAGCAATCCATGCCCGCCGCACTCCTTCCGCGCGAAATAGCGGCTACTCTCAAGCGCTTGCCCAGCGAGGCGTTGCCGCGGTTTGTGCCTCCACAACTTGCGACGCTCGTGAGCGAGCCGGGGGCTGGTGAGAATCGCGTCTACGAAATCAAGCTCGATGGCTATCGCATCGAGGCGCGCGTGGACAAGAAGGCCGATCCGCCGGTGCAGCTTCTCACGCGCACGGGCCTTGACTGGACGAGCCGGATGCGGCCGTTGGCCGATGCTCTGCTGCGGCTGCCGGTGCAGACCGCCTTGCTCGACGGCGAACTGGTGGTGCTCGAAGAGAAGGGAACGACCAGCTTCGCCAAATTACAGGCAGTACTGAAGGATGACTCCCGGCATTCACTCACATACTTTGCCTTTGACCTGCTGCATCTGGATGGGCATAATCTGCGCGGCGAACCATTGCTCATTCGTAAGAAGATACTCAGCGCACTGTTGACTGATTTGCCCGCAAGCAGCGCGGTGCGCTTCAGCGAGCACGTGAAAGGCAATGGCGAGGAGATATTTCAAAAGGCCTGCAAACTCGGCGCGGAAGGGGTCATTTCAAAGCTCGCGCAGGGCTTTTACCACTCCGGCCGGAGCCGCGACTGGTGGAAGCTCAAGTGCTATCTCGAACAGGAACTGGTCATCGGCGGATACACGCTCCCTTCCAACGGCACCTATGGGGTGGGCGCATTGCTGCTGGGCTATTACGACGCCGGCAAGCTGATCTACGCGGGCCGCACGGGAACAGGTTTCACGCGCGCCACGCATCGCCGCATGCGAGAGCAGTTGGAGGCCATTCGCCGGGGAACTGCGCCATTTGCAAAGGTGGAGCAGGATGCGCGGCGCGGGGCCATCTGGGTGCAGCCGCAGCTCGTGGCCCAGGTTTCATTCGCAAGCTGGACGACCGATGGTCTCGTCCGGCAGGCTGCCTTCAAGGGGTTGCGTGAAGACAAGCCGGCAAAGACTGTGCGGCGCGAAGGGGGACAGATGCCAGAATCGGAAGGAAAGGCGGCGAAGAAACCTCGCGCGAACAGCACCACGGTGCGGTCAGAGCTTCGGCTCACCCATCGCGACAAAGTGCTCGACAAGGATTCGGGCCTGACCAAAGAGGCGCTCGCGGACTATTACGCCAGGATCGCGCCCTTCATGCTGCCGCACATTCAAGGGCGTGCGGTGTCGATTGTGCGCTGTCCTGCGGGCAGTGACCTGAGTTGCTTCTTTCAGAAGCACAACAACCACACGCTGCCCGGCGAGATCGAAAGCATTGAGATTGCGAGCCGCAAAACCGGCAAGGTTGAGCCCTTCCTCACCATCTCAAGCGCAAACGATTTGCTGGTACTCGCGCAAGCCAGCGTGCTTGAGATTCATGCCTGGGGTTCGACGCGCGACTCTCTGGAAAAGCCGGACCGTCTGACGATCGACCTTGACCCTGACGATGCCATCGACTGGAAGACGCTGGCCGGCGCGGCTGTGGAGGTGCGCAAGCGGCTCGCACGCGCGGGGGTGAAATCATTCCTCAAGAGCACCGGCGGCAAGGGCCTTCATGTCGTGGCCCCCATCGAGCCCGAACATGAGTGGCCCGAGGTCAAAGAGTTTGCCCATCGCATGGTGCTGGAGATGGAGAAGGAAAATCCTGACCTCTATCTCACGCGAATGACCAAGGCCGCCCGCAAAGGCAAAATCTACCTGGATTATCTCCGCAACGAACGGGGCGCGACGGCCATCGCGCCGTTCTCTCCGCGAGCGCGCCCGGGAGCGCCCGTAGCGCTGCCGCTGCGCTGGTCTGAGCTCAAGTCGGCGGAGCGGCCCATCTTTCGCGTGACGGAATTTGACGGCTGGCGTAAGAGGCTCAAGGCTGATCCATGGCGCGGCTTTCTGCAGCTGCATCAGAGTTTGCGTCTGCCTGAGGCCGCCCGGGTGAGTCCAGGAGGAAGATAG